In Agromyces sp. Leaf222, the genomic window GGGGAGCGGATGCCGCGAGCCGAGGCCGCGGCATCCGCTCGGCCTGCTACCAGCGGTAGTGGGCGAATGCGCGGTTCGACTCGGCCATCTTGTGCGTGTCTTCACGACGCTTGACGGCTGCACCGAGGCTGTTCGACGCGTCGAGGATCTCGTTGGTGAGACGCTCGGTCATCGTCTTCTCGCGACGGGCCTTCGCGTAGCTCGTGAGCCAGCGGAGGGCGAGGGTGTTGGCGCGGTGCGGCTTGACCTCGACGGGGACCTGGTAGGTCGAACCGCCGACGCGGCGCGAACGCACCTCGAGGGTCGGGCGCACGTTGTCGAGCGCCTTCTTGAGCACCGTGACGGCGTCCTGGCCGGACTTGGTGGCCACGTTCTCGAGCGCTTCGTAGACGATGCGCTGAGCGAGGTCCTTCTTGCCGTCGACGAGGATCTTGTTGACGAGCTGGCTGACGACCGGCGAGCCGTAGACGGGGTCTGCGACGACGGGGCGCTTCGGAGCGGGTCCCTTGCGAGGCATTACTTCTTCTCCATCTTCGCGCCGTAGCGGCTGCGAGCCTGCTTGCGGTTCTTCACGGCCTGCGTGTCGAGGGCACCGCGGATGATCTTGTAACGGACACCCGGGAGGTCCTTCACACGACCGCCGCGCACGAGCACCATCGAGTGCTCCTGCAGGTTGTGGCCCTCACCGGGGATGTAGGCGGTGACCTCGGTGCCGTTCGAGAGCTTCACACGTGCGACCTTGCGGAGCGCGGAGTTCGGCTTCTTCGGGGTGGTGGTGTACACACGCGTGCACACGCCGCGCTGCTGGGGGTTGGCCTTCAGGGCGGGAGCCTTGGTCTTGGTGACCTTCGGCGAGCGACCCTTGCGGACCAACTGCTGAATGGTTGGCACTGCTTCTCCTTGTTGGTGCTGCACGGTGACAGCGTTTGATGGATTTCACATCACGACCCACCGACCGCGCGGAACCGCGTGGTCTTTGATGTGGTGGGTATGCCGTGGGGGCGAGACGCCCTGAGTGCGCACGCCGGAGCGCGCACACCCGATCTATGGTAATGCCGCGTAACGTTGCGGTCAAATGCGGGCGGATGCCGCAGGCGGCTGCCCAGCGGTCTCGCAGCTGTCGTTCAGCCGGGCCATCCGGGTGCGTCGAGCTCGCGGTCGAGGTCGGCGAGCATCTCGGCCACCTGCGGTTCGACGAGGCGCTCGACCGCGTTACCGATGCGGTAGCGGTGCTGCGCGAGCTCGACGCAGATGCGGCGGCCGAGCTGCTTCGCGAACTCGTCGGCGAGGCGCACCTCCTCGCGGAGCGCCTCCTTCTCGTCAGGCGTGAACGGACGCGGTGCCGGCTCGGCGGCCTCGGCCGCCGCCTCCTGCTCGAGTCCGCCGAGGGTGAAGAGGAACGGCTGGTCGGCCACCGGCTC contains:
- the rpsL gene encoding 30S ribosomal protein S12, producing MPTIQQLVRKGRSPKVTKTKAPALKANPQQRGVCTRVYTTTPKKPNSALRKVARVKLSNGTEVTAYIPGEGHNLQEHSMVLVRGGRVKDLPGVRYKIIRGALDTQAVKNRKQARSRYGAKMEKK
- the rpsG gene encoding 30S ribosomal protein S7, coding for MPRKGPAPKRPVVADPVYGSPVVSQLVNKILVDGKKDLAQRIVYEALENVATKSGQDAVTVLKKALDNVRPTLEVRSRRVGGSTYQVPVEVKPHRANTLALRWLTSYAKARREKTMTERLTNEILDASNSLGAAVKRREDTHKMAESNRAFAHYRW